One Tolypothrix bouteillei VB521301 DNA window includes the following coding sequences:
- a CDS encoding DUF2993 domain-containing protein, whose protein sequence is MELLTIVLSGLLGLIAPVGLVIDRTAENVIRSQFASVKQLQVRVDNAPSYQLLQGKVQRVRFAGRSLQLKQQNLQIAALELETDAIELDPRTLRKKPLFQRPLQAGLRVVLTQEDINKLLQSPKFLAQLEKMKINVDDSSNTEYNSVYKFVNPNVKFLANNRLSFQVELQNESQNKPLLIKAEAGLNIIGGKNIQLVEPEVTANGEAAPPQFLNQIVNNINKRLDLGQLEGNGLQVRILKLNMKQQELEIAAFIRIEPSSKFLETRGS, encoded by the coding sequence ATGGAACTCCTCACAATAGTCCTATCCGGCTTGCTAGGATTGATTGCTCCTGTAGGATTGGTGATTGACCGAACTGCTGAAAATGTCATACGCTCTCAATTCGCTAGCGTCAAGCAGTTACAGGTACGAGTTGATAATGCTCCCTCTTATCAATTGCTACAGGGAAAAGTTCAACGAGTGAGGTTTGCAGGGCGTTCTTTGCAACTAAAGCAGCAAAATCTTCAAATTGCTGCTTTAGAATTGGAAACTGATGCCATTGAATTAGACCCACGTACTCTCAGAAAAAAACCATTATTTCAACGACCTTTACAGGCGGGTCTGCGTGTTGTTTTAACCCAGGAGGATATCAACAAGCTGTTACAGTCACCCAAATTTTTAGCTCAGTTGGAAAAAATGAAAATTAACGTGGACGATTCATCAAATACAGAGTATAACTCTGTATATAAATTTGTAAATCCAAATGTAAAATTTTTAGCAAACAATAGACTGAGTTTCCAAGTAGAATTACAGAATGAAAGCCAAAATAAACCTTTGTTAATTAAGGCAGAAGCAGGGCTAAATATTATTGGTGGCAAAAATATTCAACTTGTCGAACCAGAGGTGACTGCTAATGGAGAAGCCGCTCCACCACAATTTTTAAATCAAATTGTGAACAATATTAACAAACGATTGGATTTGGGACAATTAGAAGGTAACGGTCTACAAGTACGAATTCTAAAATTAAATATGAAACAACAAGAATTAGAAATCGCAGCATTCATACGAATAGAACCGTCTTCCAAGTTTTTGGAAACTCGAGGCTCTTAG
- a CDS encoding GerMN domain-containing protein yields the protein MKEQQGNRISSGIIAAVSVAVIAVSGALAYHVFNSGSNEISPKPNPNITGQANTPNKQINPAEQKAEVYWLQDSGTKLSLVPQTVTLPQGEPNKVLEEAFSKLLAGPTEGTGSTTIPKETKLLGVKVTDDGVHVNLSEDFTTGGGSSSMMGRVGQVVYTATALNPNAKVYIEVNGKQLDVLGGEGLELEQPLTRESYKQNFEL from the coding sequence ATGAAAGAACAACAAGGTAATCGTATTTCTTCAGGTATCATCGCAGCTGTTTCAGTTGCGGTTATTGCTGTCAGTGGTGCTCTAGCTTACCACGTTTTTAATTCAGGCAGCAATGAAATATCCCCAAAGCCCAATCCGAATATCACCGGCCAAGCTAACACTCCCAACAAGCAAATCAATCCCGCCGAGCAAAAGGCTGAAGTCTATTGGTTGCAGGACAGTGGTACAAAGCTTTCTTTGGTTCCACAAACAGTTACACTTCCTCAGGGAGAACCCAATAAGGTTTTAGAAGAAGCTTTTTCAAAACTATTAGCAGGACCAACCGAAGGAACTGGTTCAACCACTATCCCAAAAGAAACCAAGTTGTTGGGAGTGAAGGTCACAGATGATGGTGTCCATGTCAACTTATCAGAAGATTTTACGACAGGAGGTGGGAGTTCCTCTATGATGGGTCGCGTGGGACAAGTTGTTTACACTGCCACTGCTTTAAATCCCAATGCTAAGGTATACATTGAAGTTAACGGGAAACAGTTGGATGTCTTGGGTGGCGAAGGTTTGGAGTTGGAACAGCCCCTAACTCGTGAAAGCTACAAACAAAATTTTGAACTTTAG
- a CDS encoding ArsR/SmtB family transcription factor gives MKQALPVPPEVVQQVAEYFSLLSEPMRLRLLHLLRDEEKCVQELVEATQTSQANVSKHLKVMWQAGILSRRSEGTCAYYRVEDEMIFELCNRVCDRLATRLEQQARNFRVLNGK, from the coding sequence ATGAAACAAGCGTTGCCTGTACCACCGGAAGTTGTGCAACAAGTAGCTGAATACTTCAGCCTCTTGAGTGAACCCATGCGTCTGCGGCTGTTGCATTTACTGCGGGATGAAGAAAAATGCGTGCAAGAATTGGTAGAGGCAACACAAACTTCTCAGGCTAATGTGTCAAAACACCTGAAAGTTATGTGGCAAGCAGGAATACTCAGTCGCCGTAGCGAAGGAACTTGCGCCTATTACCGGGTAGAAGATGAAATGATTTTTGAATTGTGCAACCGAGTTTGCGATCGCCTTGCCACTAGGTTGGAACAGCAAGCCCGTAACTTTCGGGTTTTAAATGGTAAATAG
- the accB gene encoding acetyl-CoA carboxylase biotin carboxyl carrier protein — protein MPLDFNEIRQLLTTIAQTDLAEVTLKSDDFELTVRKAVSVSNQVLSVAQAGQGAVSSGLPPIPPPPPLVVPAVTEPTPIDLTTATKGIPSPVTSSPVIDSKLVDIPSPMVGTFYRAPGPGESPFVEVGDRVKRGQTVCIIEAMKLMNEIEAEVSGQVVEILLQNSEPVEYGQPLMRIKPD, from the coding sequence GTGCCATTAGACTTTAACGAAATCCGCCAACTACTGACGACGATTGCACAAACAGATCTTGCAGAAGTGACTCTCAAAAGTGACGATTTTGAATTAACGGTTCGCAAAGCTGTTAGTGTTAGCAACCAAGTATTGTCAGTAGCTCAAGCGGGGCAAGGTGCGGTGTCTTCGGGATTGCCACCCATTCCACCGCCTCCGCCATTGGTGGTGCCTGCGGTGACGGAACCTACTCCTATAGACCTGACGACTGCTACAAAAGGGATTCCGTCGCCGGTCACTTCTTCCCCTGTTATTGACTCAAAACTGGTTGACATCCCCTCCCCAATGGTGGGAACTTTTTACCGCGCCCCCGGTCCCGGTGAATCACCATTTGTGGAAGTGGGCGATCGCGTCAAGAGAGGTCAAACAGTTTGTATCATCGAAGCCATGAAACTTATGAACGAAATAGAAGCAGAAGTTTCCGGGCAAGTGGTAGAAATTCTTCTACAAAATAGCGAACCAGTGGAATACGGTCAACCTTTGATGCGAATTAAACCAGATTAA
- the efp gene encoding elongation factor P: MISSNDFRPGVSIVLDGSVWRVVEFLHVKPGKGSAFVRTKLKNAQNGNVVERTFRAGETVPQANLEKSTMQHTYKEGEDYVFMDMETYEEGRLSAAQIGERVKYLKEGMEVNVVRWDDQVLEVELPNSVVLEVVQTDPGVKGDTATGGSKPATVETGAMIMVPLFISQGERIRIDTRNDTYLGRE; this comes from the coding sequence ATGATTTCCAGTAACGACTTTCGACCTGGCGTGTCTATAGTGTTAGATGGGTCTGTATGGCGAGTGGTAGAATTCCTCCATGTTAAACCTGGTAAAGGTTCTGCGTTTGTACGGACAAAACTGAAAAATGCCCAAAATGGGAACGTGGTAGAAAGAACGTTCCGGGCAGGAGAAACAGTTCCGCAAGCCAATTTGGAAAAAAGTACGATGCAACATACCTATAAAGAAGGTGAAGATTACGTCTTTATGGATATGGAAACTTATGAAGAAGGCAGATTGAGTGCTGCACAAATTGGCGAACGTGTAAAATACCTCAAGGAAGGTATGGAAGTCAATGTAGTTCGTTGGGATGACCAAGTCCTAGAGGTAGAACTGCCCAACTCAGTCGTGTTGGAAGTTGTCCAAACAGACCCAGGTGTCAAGGGCGATACTGCGACGGGTGGTTCAAAACCAGCAACTGTGGAAACAGGAGCAATGATTATGGTTCCACTCTTTATTTCTCAAGGAGAACGCATCCGGATCGACACCCGTAACGATACATACTTAGGCAGGGAGTAA
- a CDS encoding bifunctional sterol desaturase/short chain dehydrogenase encodes MVSFWIAIAAWGLGSLLWAELVRDLYHVLAHHWQPLYRQHAWHHRVFHRDLNVVNAKIYRQAQWRHDLPECLVMLLFSLVFWWACFQWTPQYHLAALMGTLYTLMFLASCIARGIGSEWAREATDVTHLPGPFLTPPGNWFVNRPYHWRHHFDNDRAYYCSTFTLIDKLMGTALALKGKKIAVTGASGTLGRSLLLHLHLAGAKVVALSSKSEPITLTVNDKPLAVKTISWEVGKEGELLEHLKQIDILVLNHGINVKSERTPEAIFKSYEINTFSSWRLLELFLTTVRTDEHVARKEVWVNTSEAEVSPAISPLYELSKRALGDLITLRRLDAPCVIRKLILGPFKSNLNPIGVMSGDWVARQILASAKRDDRNIIVAINPLTYILFPVKEFFVSTYFRLFSNSKVFPQGTPESVLPGLEIDGRNKHLEISSRNGQDARTTGG; translated from the coding sequence ATGGTGTCCTTCTGGATAGCGATCGCGGCTTGGGGACTAGGCTCTCTCTTATGGGCAGAACTAGTACGAGATTTATATCACGTCTTAGCCCATCACTGGCAACCACTGTATCGGCAACACGCATGGCATCATCGTGTCTTTCATCGAGATTTGAACGTTGTAAATGCCAAAATTTATCGTCAAGCACAATGGCGTCACGATTTGCCTGAATGCCTTGTGATGTTGCTTTTTTCACTAGTATTTTGGTGGGCTTGTTTTCAATGGACGCCACAGTACCACTTGGCGGCTCTTATGGGAACCCTTTACACTTTGATGTTTTTAGCTAGCTGCATAGCACGTGGCATTGGTAGCGAATGGGCGCGGGAAGCAACCGATGTGACTCACCTACCCGGTCCTTTCTTGACGCCTCCAGGTAACTGGTTCGTGAATCGACCCTACCACTGGCGGCATCATTTTGATAACGATCGTGCTTACTATTGCAGTACCTTTACTTTGATAGATAAGCTTATGGGTACAGCACTGGCACTAAAAGGCAAGAAAATTGCAGTCACGGGAGCATCGGGAACTCTGGGGCGATCGCTGCTATTGCATTTACATTTAGCAGGTGCGAAGGTGGTAGCCTTGAGTTCAAAATCAGAACCCATAACACTGACCGTCAATGACAAACCACTAGCAGTGAAGACAATTTCTTGGGAAGTAGGCAAAGAGGGAGAACTGCTCGAACATCTCAAGCAGATAGACATCTTAGTCCTCAACCACGGTATTAACGTTAAAAGTGAAAGAACACCAGAGGCAATTTTTAAATCTTACGAGATTAACACCTTTTCTAGTTGGCGACTGCTAGAACTTTTTTTGACGACTGTTCGGACTGACGAACACGTAGCTCGCAAAGAAGTTTGGGTCAATACTTCTGAAGCAGAAGTCAGCCCTGCGATTAGCCCTTTGTACGAACTCTCAAAACGTGCTTTGGGAGATTTAATCACATTACGTCGTTTGGATGCTCCTTGCGTAATCCGTAAATTAATTCTAGGACCTTTCAAAAGCAACCTCAATCCCATTGGAGTTATGTCCGGTGATTGGGTAGCACGGCAGATTCTAGCATCAGCCAAACGCGATGACCGCAATATCATTGTGGCAATCAATCCTTTGACATATATACTATTTCCAGTGAAGGAATTTTTTGTATCAACATATTTCAGATTGTTTAGCAATTCCAAGGTTTTCCCTCAAGGAACTCCTGAGTCAGTTTTACCTGGATTAGAAATTGATGGAAGAAACAAGCACTTAGAAATCAGTAGCAGAAACGGGCAAGATGCTCGTACCACAGGAGGTTAA
- a CDS encoding sigma 54-interacting transcriptional regulator, with protein sequence MASPEVLIWLQERTALGILSPASLNAFSEVIEEKVFPANYRLVSEASPPEALYILQQGQLESNSTNKTNPSLAVGFLPGAVINLQELLLDESVQRTITTVTECHLWMLPAAKFREILTQYPEIAQAVSRQMAQEVSQLTSALNYEQERSVALRPYLVTKARRGIVGTSRYATRLREEIRKAAGERKSVLIFGEPGLEKDNIAALIHFGSSYRREPIVKVNCGILQTSGADLFGRYGGKPGLLEWLGEGTLVLNNIQETPTELLPALANLLKTSQYSPVTRSGEPPAEPRATRARILIIAEKIQPTIERVVGQVIKVPPLRVRKTDIKAQVEYYISLYTTARGISKPSVTPEAIRRLQSYDFPGNLKELQNLVERAIVQAGEAKALTEEIFWSAQTKKKEFRVNLLNAYPNLRKFLRSPWWTDRINYGFTLIAFALIVAVLFVGPQTRDRNFALNLFWAWWWPFFLLAFPFLGRVWCAVCPFMIYGEVTQKLSLWLFPRQLKRWPRQQAEQWGGWFLFGLFTLIFLWEELWNLENTAYLSGCLLLLITAGAVIFSALFERRFWCRYLCPIGGMNGLFAKLAMTELRAQQGICSATCTTYQCYKGGPQKGEGMETGGCPLYSHPAQLEDNRDCVLCMTCLKACPHRSVEFNLRPPGMELWTTHVPRSYEVALLFLLLGGIYLHRLPELQSWLGLHFDLTQFLPHLGLSLFALVIPVVIPFAAYGLSRVGSQFKAKPFIELAYGYLPLVLGGNLAHYLRLGLAEGGRILPVTFATFGLNGEQLPVLVAHPAVIAFLQGSTLIFSVLLTVILTQKIARQPMRSLFWQHLAAIGLGASLWVVVVNG encoded by the coding sequence ATGGCATCTCCAGAAGTATTAATATGGCTGCAAGAACGCACGGCTTTGGGAATTCTTTCTCCTGCATCCTTAAATGCGTTCTCTGAAGTGATAGAAGAAAAAGTTTTTCCAGCTAATTATCGTTTGGTGAGTGAAGCGTCTCCTCCAGAGGCATTGTATATTTTACAACAAGGTCAGTTAGAAAGCAACAGTACTAATAAAACCAATCCATCATTAGCCGTTGGTTTTCTCCCTGGAGCCGTTATTAACTTACAAGAATTGCTGTTAGATGAATCGGTTCAGCGCACAATTACTACAGTCACAGAGTGTCACCTCTGGATGCTACCTGCTGCTAAATTTCGGGAAATACTCACTCAATACCCAGAAATTGCTCAGGCTGTTTCTCGCCAAATGGCTCAAGAAGTGTCTCAACTCACATCCGCTCTGAACTACGAACAAGAACGTTCTGTTGCCTTACGACCTTATTTAGTCACTAAAGCACGGCGTGGAATTGTGGGGACAAGTCGTTATGCAACCCGGTTGCGGGAGGAAATTAGAAAAGCAGCCGGAGAACGCAAATCGGTATTGATTTTTGGTGAACCGGGATTAGAAAAGGATAACATAGCGGCGCTTATTCATTTTGGTTCTTCCTACCGACGAGAACCTATTGTCAAAGTTAACTGCGGAATTCTACAAACAAGTGGTGCCGATTTATTTGGTCGTTATGGAGGTAAACCAGGATTGTTGGAATGGCTTGGAGAAGGAACTTTAGTACTTAACAACATCCAAGAAACCCCGACCGAGTTGTTACCAGCATTAGCTAATTTATTAAAAACATCTCAGTACAGCCCCGTGACTCGTTCGGGAGAACCACCCGCAGAACCTCGTGCTACCCGTGCTCGTATTTTAATTATTGCCGAAAAAATTCAGCCAACTATCGAGCGTGTTGTCGGTCAAGTGATTAAAGTTCCACCGCTACGGGTACGAAAAACAGATATTAAAGCGCAAGTAGAGTACTACATCAGTCTCTATACCACGGCAAGAGGAATATCAAAACCATCAGTGACACCAGAAGCCATACGCCGCTTGCAATCCTATGATTTTCCCGGAAATCTTAAGGAGCTGCAAAACCTTGTGGAACGGGCAATCGTGCAAGCAGGAGAGGCAAAAGCTCTGACAGAAGAAATTTTCTGGTCGGCTCAAACAAAGAAAAAGGAATTTCGCGTCAACCTTTTAAATGCCTATCCCAATTTGCGGAAATTTCTTCGCAGCCCTTGGTGGACCGATCGCATTAATTATGGTTTTACTTTAATAGCTTTTGCTTTGATTGTTGCCGTGCTTTTTGTTGGTCCGCAAACACGCGATCGCAATTTTGCCCTTAATTTATTCTGGGCTTGGTGGTGGCCATTTTTCCTGCTGGCATTTCCCTTTTTAGGTCGTGTTTGGTGCGCTGTTTGTCCCTTCATGATTTATGGAGAAGTCACCCAGAAACTTTCCTTGTGGCTCTTTCCCCGACAGTTGAAACGTTGGCCGAGACAGCAAGCCGAACAATGGGGAGGATGGTTTCTCTTTGGGTTATTTACTTTGATTTTCCTGTGGGAAGAACTTTGGAATTTGGAAAATACAGCTTATCTTTCAGGTTGTTTGCTCTTATTAATTACCGCAGGCGCAGTCATTTTCTCGGCTCTTTTTGAAAGGCGTTTTTGGTGTCGGTATCTTTGCCCTATTGGTGGGATGAATGGTTTGTTTGCCAAACTTGCCATGACGGAATTGCGAGCGCAACAAGGAATTTGTTCCGCCACTTGTACGACATATCAGTGCTATAAGGGCGGACCGCAAAAAGGCGAAGGTATGGAAACTGGGGGATGTCCCTTATACTCTCACCCAGCACAGTTAGAAGATAACAGAGATTGCGTATTGTGCATGACGTGTTTGAAAGCATGTCCCCATCGTTCCGTTGAGTTTAATTTACGTCCCCCTGGAATGGAACTGTGGACAACTCACGTACCCCGGTCTTATGAAGTCGCATTGTTATTTTTACTATTAGGGGGTATCTATCTCCACCGTTTACCCGAGTTGCAATCCTGGTTGGGATTGCATTTTGACCTCACACAGTTTCTACCCCACTTAGGCTTATCATTGTTTGCTTTAGTGATTCCCGTTGTTATTCCCTTTGCAGCCTATGGCTTATCTCGTGTTGGTTCTCAATTCAAGGCAAAACCATTTATCGAACTAGCATACGGTTATCTACCACTCGTACTTGGTGGTAACTTAGCCCATTACCTGCGCCTGGGTTTAGCAGAAGGAGGACGTATTTTACCTGTCACGTTTGCAACTTTTGGTCTCAATGGCGAACAGCTTCCTGTATTAGTTGCTCACCCAGCCGTCATTGCTTTTCTACAAGGGAGTACTTTGATTTTTTCAGTTCTTTTAACTGTTATCCTCACTCAAAAAATTGCCCGTCAGCCCATGCGATCGCTCTTTTGGCAACATTTAGCAGCCATAGGGTTAGGAGCAAGTTTGTGGGTGGTTGTTGTGAATGGCTAA
- a CDS encoding low temperature requirement protein A, with protein MNFLEPPRLRIGEENEEERRATWLELFYDLVFVVAVSQLAHYLHEDVSLSGLFGFVVLFIPVWWSWIGTTFYANRFDSDDIGRRLLVGLHMATAAAMAVNIHHGLDKSSAGFAISYALGRIVLAIEYTRAGQHIPVARPLTTRFATGFAIAACCWLVSAFLPSPWRFVLWGVGLVIDFATPITASKLQLQLPPHPSHLPERFGLFTIIVLGEAVIAVVDGVSQKNWQISTAVTAVLGLCTALSLWWVYFDNLGGTPIRRTQAEGRSVLINIWLYTHLPLVIGIAATGVAVELVLSSNSEVALADEIRWLLCGSLALCYLSLAVLHRLGVILYCKIRTKYRVGAAFVLLAIAFLSKGLLPLAVMGLVSVVCVSQVVQDVSQSRPTTRLVDPEI; from the coding sequence ATGAATTTTTTAGAACCGCCACGCTTGCGAATTGGAGAAGAGAATGAGGAAGAACGACGCGCTACATGGTTGGAGCTTTTTTACGATCTAGTATTTGTCGTTGCAGTTTCTCAACTCGCCCATTATCTCCATGAAGATGTTTCCCTGTCAGGTTTGTTCGGGTTTGTTGTTTTATTTATACCAGTGTGGTGGTCGTGGATTGGTACTACTTTCTATGCCAATCGCTTTGATAGCGATGATATTGGAAGGCGGCTGCTAGTTGGTTTGCATATGGCTACAGCAGCAGCAATGGCTGTTAACATACATCACGGGTTGGATAAAAGCTCTGCTGGTTTTGCTATCTCCTATGCGTTGGGACGTATCGTACTGGCGATCGAATATACTCGAGCAGGACAGCATATTCCGGTAGCACGTCCTCTCACAACTCGTTTTGCTACAGGTTTTGCGATCGCTGCTTGTTGCTGGCTGGTATCTGCATTTTTACCATCTCCTTGGCGTTTTGTACTTTGGGGCGTGGGACTTGTGATTGATTTTGCGACACCCATAACAGCAAGCAAGTTACAGCTTCAATTGCCGCCCCATCCTTCTCACTTACCAGAACGTTTTGGACTGTTTACAATTATTGTTCTGGGTGAGGCGGTGATTGCTGTAGTTGATGGTGTCTCTCAAAAGAATTGGCAAATTTCGACAGCCGTAACTGCTGTTTTGGGATTGTGTACTGCTTTAAGTTTGTGGTGGGTGTATTTTGACAATCTTGGCGGTACACCCATTCGACGAACTCAGGCAGAGGGAAGATCTGTTCTAATTAATATTTGGCTGTATACCCATCTCCCTCTTGTTATTGGTATTGCTGCTACTGGAGTTGCAGTAGAACTCGTATTATCAAGCAATTCTGAGGTTGCACTAGCTGATGAAATTCGTTGGTTGTTGTGCGGTTCTCTGGCACTGTGCTATCTCTCTCTAGCTGTTCTTCATCGTCTTGGTGTCATCCTCTATTGTAAGATTCGTACCAAGTACCGAGTGGGGGCTGCATTTGTTTTACTAGCAATTGCATTTTTGAGTAAAGGCTTATTACCCTTAGCTGTGATGGGACTTGTCAGTGTAGTTTGTGTTTCACAAGTTGTGCAAGATGTATCCCAAAGCCGTCCCACCACTCGCTTAGTCGATCCAGAAATTTAG
- a CDS encoding Uma2 family endonuclease, giving the protein MNISLLNRAIEEKLVTLKDVSWDQFKGIEAQLIDNRSVRLSYLLGILEIMSPVGPLHEYVKRTLSYLLEAYMRVNGIRFYGKGGFTLEEPGYASGTPDESYCIGTNKETPDILIEVIITSGTINRKELYKPKQVSEVWFWKSDTIRIFHLNEKGEYEEVNRSSFFPDLDPNVLLQYIAMPDQYDAVQEFEQFLRQQLH; this is encoded by the coding sequence ATGAATATTTCACTTTTAAATCGTGCTATAGAAGAAAAACTAGTCACCCTCAAAGATGTTAGTTGGGATCAATTTAAAGGGATTGAGGCACAGCTAATTGACAACCGCAGTGTCCGTCTATCTTATTTATTAGGAATTTTAGAAATTATGTCCCCAGTTGGTCCGTTGCATGAGTACGTGAAAAGAACTCTCAGCTACTTATTGGAAGCTTACATGAGGGTAAATGGCATCCGATTCTACGGCAAGGGCGGCTTTACTTTAGAAGAACCGGGTTATGCTTCTGGGACGCCTGATGAGTCTTATTGCATTGGCACCAACAAAGAAACTCCCGATATCTTAATTGAGGTCATCATCACCAGTGGCACTATTAACAGGAAGGAATTATACAAACCCAAGCAAGTTTCTGAAGTTTGGTTTTGGAAATCTGACACTATTAGAATATTCCATTTAAATGAAAAGGGTGAATATGAGGAAGTTAACCGCAGTAGTTTCTTCCCAGATTTAGATCCAAATGTGTTGCTGCAATATATCGCCATGCCCGACCAGTATGATGCGGTTCAAGAATTTGAACAGTTTCTCCGTCAACAACTTCATTAA
- a CDS encoding NAD-binding protein, which translates to MKPRIIVCGLGRTGYKVFRLLRQQGALVVGIHHQHIPSETAGDVIVGDLLAASTLIAAGIQQAHTVVIAGPDDELNLAIMMQARVLNPRIRIINRFFNTSLGERLDHTVPNHWSMSVAGLAAPVFTFAALGNKAIGQIKLFGHTWPIHEELIDEHHPWRGCKLSDLWNERSRVLIYYLPVEGEVDLVTAVASGQELKVGDRLIVGTQPCIRPARKSLIAKLLKVLTNLRHFKQHAQSVLVGALVLLFIILVATLTYVSAELKMSVVDALYFSVGMITGAGGNDALIAQAPISIKLFTVVMMLIGAAVFGIWYALLNDFILGTRFKQFWDAARVPHRNHYIICGLGGIGIKIVQQLHNSGHEVVVIERDSNNKYVNTARGWGIPVIHADASFSATLKASNMETAAALLAMTGNDATNLEIALKAKGLAPKVPVIVHYADPDFAGVAQQVFDFEAVLCPAELAAPAFAAAALGGKILGNGITGDSLWVAFATLITPAHPFCGLRVREAAMSADFVPLYLETNSQTIHGWDLLETSLSGGDILYLTMPATRLYQLWRNTPSQAMAS; encoded by the coding sequence ATGAAACCTCGAATTATTGTCTGTGGCTTAGGACGAACCGGATATAAGGTCTTTCGTTTGCTGAGACAGCAGGGGGCGCTGGTTGTCGGCATTCATCACCAACATATACCCAGCGAAACAGCAGGAGATGTGATTGTCGGTGACTTGCTTGCAGCTAGCACTCTTATTGCCGCCGGAATTCAGCAAGCGCATACGGTAGTCATTGCCGGACCTGATGATGAACTGAATTTGGCGATTATGATGCAAGCGCGGGTGTTAAATCCACGCATTCGTATTATCAATCGCTTCTTTAACACGAGTTTGGGCGAACGGCTTGACCATACCGTACCAAACCACTGGAGTATGAGTGTTGCGGGTTTGGCAGCACCAGTCTTTACGTTTGCGGCTTTGGGTAACAAAGCGATCGGACAAATTAAACTTTTTGGACACACTTGGCCCATCCATGAAGAACTGATTGACGAACACCACCCTTGGCGGGGTTGTAAGTTGAGCGATTTGTGGAATGAGCGCTCGCGTGTCCTCATTTACTATCTGCCTGTGGAAGGTGAGGTAGATTTAGTCACGGCGGTAGCATCCGGGCAAGAATTGAAGGTGGGCGATCGCCTCATTGTTGGAACCCAACCGTGTATCCGTCCCGCTCGTAAATCCCTGATTGCAAAACTGCTAAAAGTCCTCACCAATCTCCGGCACTTTAAACAACACGCTCAATCGGTATTAGTAGGTGCTTTAGTTCTCCTATTTATTATTTTGGTTGCCACGCTCACCTACGTGTCAGCCGAGCTAAAGATGTCTGTCGTTGACGCCTTGTATTTTTCCGTAGGTATGATTACGGGCGCGGGTGGGAATGATGCATTAATCGCACAAGCTCCTATCAGTATTAAATTATTTACTGTTGTGATGATGTTAATCGGAGCAGCAGTGTTTGGTATTTGGTATGCGTTGCTTAACGATTTTATTTTAGGAACGCGCTTCAAGCAATTTTGGGATGCAGCACGAGTTCCGCACCGCAATCACTATATTATTTGTGGTTTGGGGGGAATTGGTATAAAAATTGTCCAACAACTCCACAATAGCGGGCATGAAGTTGTGGTGATTGAGCGTGATTCTAATAATAAGTATGTCAATACTGCTCGTGGATGGGGTATTCCCGTTATTCATGCCGATGCTAGCTTTTCAGCAACACTAAAAGCCAGCAATATGGAAACTGCTGCTGCATTGTTGGCTATGACAGGGAATGATGCAACTAACCTGGAAATTGCTTTAAAAGCTAAAGGATTAGCACCCAAAGTGCCAGTGATTGTCCATTATGCAGATCCGGACTTTGCAGGTGTGGCGCAACAGGTATTTGACTTTGAGGCAGTTCTTTGCCCTGCGGAACTAGCAGCCCCAGCCTTTGCTGCTGCTGCACTTGGAGGAAAAATACTTGGCAATGGTATTACGGGAGATAGTCTTTGGGTCGCTTTTGCAACTTTGATTACACCCGCACATCCTTTTTGTGGTTTGCGAGTGAGAGAAGCTGCTATGTCCGCCGATTTTGTTCCTTTATATTTGGAAACGAACTCCCAAACCATTCACGGTTGGGATTTATTAGAAACAAGCTTGAGTGGAGGGGATATTTTGTATCTGACGATGCCAGCTACAAGATTGTATCAGTTGTGGCGCAATACTCCATCGCAAGCCATGGCAAGTTAG
- a CDS encoding pentapeptide repeat-containing protein codes for MDVDELLRRYQKGERDFKGVILIGCYLTEINLSGANLQRASLSEVDLSRANLVGADLTEASLVRANLTGANLTGANLSGANLFEAKLTGATLDGAELKMADLIDADFTAASLQGANLYGAYMMGTLLQGAIMPDGTIHP; via the coding sequence ATGGATGTCGATGAATTGTTAAGACGCTATCAGAAAGGAGAGAGGGATTTTAAAGGTGTCATCCTGATAGGCTGTTACTTAACAGAAATCAATCTGAGTGGAGCTAATTTACAAAGAGCTTCTCTAAGCGAGGTTGATTTAAGCAGAGCAAATTTGGTAGGTGCCGATCTAACAGAAGCATCTCTAGTTAGAGCCAATTTAACTGGAGCCAATCTAACTGGTGCGAATTTGAGTGGAGCTAATCTTTTTGAAGCTAAGCTTACGGGGGCGACACTTGATGGCGCGGAATTAAAAATGGCAGATTTGATAGATGCAGATTTTACAGCAGCCAGTTTACAGGGAGCCAATCTGTACGGGGCATACATGATGGGAACTCTGTTACAGGGAGCAATTATGCCAGATGGTACAATTCATCCCTAG